A window from Acidithiobacillus sp. encodes these proteins:
- a CDS encoding septal ring lytic transglycosylase RlpA family protein, with translation MGVRYHLRVFRLGAFGFAAAALAGCASMPSHMVGTSGGGHGSAIMGSAYSTGQDCHAPVPDPNAAYNQPYEINGDWYHPMRGDAGFSENGIASWYDQQSSSAVTAMGTAFHARQMTAASRTLPLPSCVRVTNLKNGRSVVVLVDDRGPFVSGRIMDMSYGAASQLGMLNQGTTPVHIQVIPSNPGPSTPLPQVLPVAQQRIASKKMTPVPVLRTPTAIPVPAYMSPASANLTAVVDDAFSNSPVRAIPAVQKAPPVPVPPRFEAGAHTLRRWREAPPPKQIYLETANSMELQTAVRERSKLQDFGISTAQMVPVSSTAAGGLYKVKIGPMAPTAAPEDYAASLQRLRLGTFVVSAQEG, from the coding sequence ATGGGCGTACGATACCATCTTCGAGTTTTCAGGCTGGGGGCTTTCGGCTTCGCCGCCGCAGCACTTGCGGGCTGCGCGAGCATGCCCAGCCACATGGTCGGCACGTCAGGCGGTGGCCATGGTTCGGCGATAATGGGTTCTGCCTATTCCACCGGGCAGGATTGCCACGCACCAGTTCCCGACCCCAATGCTGCCTACAATCAGCCTTATGAAATCAACGGAGATTGGTATCATCCCATGCGTGGCGATGCGGGCTTTTCCGAAAATGGCATCGCCTCCTGGTACGACCAGCAATCCTCCAGCGCGGTGACCGCGATGGGCACAGCCTTCCATGCTCGGCAAATGACGGCCGCGAGCCGAACACTGCCGCTACCCTCCTGTGTGCGCGTCACTAATCTGAAGAACGGACGCAGTGTCGTGGTGCTGGTTGATGATCGCGGTCCCTTTGTGAGTGGCCGCATTATGGATATGTCTTACGGCGCCGCCAGTCAGTTGGGCATGCTCAACCAGGGCACAACGCCGGTACATATTCAGGTGATTCCCAGCAATCCAGGCCCCAGCACACCGCTTCCCCAAGTGCTCCCTGTGGCACAACAACGTATCGCGTCCAAGAAGATGACACCCGTGCCGGTCCTGCGTACACCGACGGCAATACCTGTACCAGCCTATATGTCTCCTGCCAGTGCCAACCTAACGGCCGTGGTAGACGACGCTTTTTCCAACAGCCCGGTCCGCGCCATCCCTGCCGTCCAGAAAGCCCCTCCCGTTCCTGTTCCACCGCGTTTTGAGGCTGGTGCCCACACCTTACGGCGGTGGCGGGAGGCACCACCGCCCAAGCAAATCTATCTGGAAACCGCAAATTCCATGGAGCTGCAGACCGCTGTCCGCGAACGCAGCAAACTGCAGGATTTCGGCATAAGCACCGCACAGATGGTACCAGTATCCTCCACGGCTGCGGGCGGTCTATATAAAGTCAAGATCGGGCCAATGGCCCCCACCGCCGCCCCGGAAGACTATGCGGCCAGTTTGCAACGTCTGCGTCTCGGCACTTTTGTAGTCAGTGCGCAGGAGGGTTAG
- a CDS encoding bifunctional diguanylate cyclase/phosphodiesterase, producing the protein MIPDAVLSQLQNLVRIYEFNTFFEETAALAADLLEADGAAFIAHEEHSLRYLFFHGLPPIYSDLSKHVFPDDQGISGAALREDRAIYVPDYPRSPHAMPEYVATGLQASIILPVHGPKGASGVLAVSWFRPAPTELAESTLRLAQLLADMLGAAWYRMGIELHLEHIATRDALTGVPNRYQLEERLTTACASAHREQCTLAIVLLDIDGFKEVNDGLGHSAGDRLLREIVTRLHDVLRASDTIVRLAGDEFILLLEKLRSRRDLEDVLQRVLLALNIRIGVDDQQIGITASAGVTTYPQDNVDPVELIHHADQAVYRAKASGGNCWSYYDHQDDERRRSAQHLRGELERALSKQEFVLYWQPIIDMQSGLCVAAEALIRWQHPERGLLLPDSFLDVAENSTVMQRIGAWVIHDACQHGEVWTKQGMVLDIQINLAARQVENHRLCDDLRRALASCPALPTERICLELVERIALRDIAKTTRLISDCQSLGVRFALDDFGTGPAALQYLLELGCNQIKIDHSFVIPMAGSQRHQQMIQAMIQMAHALGVTVTAEGIENMESADLLRQMQADRGQGYGIARPMSAADFVTYWLQNAATGNAERPVS; encoded by the coding sequence ATGATTCCCGATGCCGTTTTGAGCCAGTTACAAAATCTGGTTCGTATCTATGAATTCAACACGTTCTTCGAGGAAACCGCGGCGCTTGCCGCAGACCTACTGGAAGCCGATGGTGCCGCCTTCATCGCTCACGAAGAACATAGTCTGCGTTACCTGTTCTTTCATGGCCTGCCCCCGATCTATTCAGACCTGTCGAAGCACGTTTTTCCCGATGACCAGGGAATTAGCGGTGCCGCACTACGGGAGGACCGCGCCATTTATGTGCCGGATTATCCGCGTAGCCCCCACGCCATGCCAGAGTATGTGGCTACAGGTTTACAGGCAAGCATCATCCTCCCTGTCCATGGCCCCAAGGGTGCCAGTGGTGTCCTGGCCGTTTCCTGGTTCCGCCCGGCGCCTACAGAGCTCGCTGAAAGCACTCTGCGTCTGGCGCAACTGTTGGCCGATATGTTGGGTGCCGCCTGGTACCGGATGGGTATTGAGTTGCACCTAGAACATATTGCCACCCGCGATGCGCTCACCGGCGTACCCAACCGCTATCAACTCGAGGAACGACTGACTACCGCATGCGCCAGCGCCCACCGCGAGCAGTGTACCTTGGCCATCGTTTTGCTAGACATTGATGGATTTAAAGAGGTCAATGACGGCCTGGGTCATAGTGCGGGGGATCGTCTCCTGCGCGAAATTGTAACCCGCTTGCATGACGTGCTGCGCGCCAGCGATACCATCGTCCGCCTGGCCGGTGATGAATTCATATTGTTGCTGGAAAAGCTGCGCAGCCGTCGCGATCTGGAAGACGTACTCCAACGCGTTCTGCTGGCGCTCAACATTCGCATCGGGGTAGATGATCAGCAGATTGGTATAACAGCCAGCGCCGGCGTCACCACGTATCCGCAGGATAACGTTGATCCCGTTGAGCTTATCCACCATGCGGACCAGGCGGTTTATCGTGCCAAGGCGTCGGGTGGAAATTGCTGGAGCTATTATGATCATCAGGACGATGAGCGCAGACGCTCCGCTCAACACCTGCGCGGCGAACTGGAGCGCGCGCTGTCGAAACAGGAGTTTGTCCTCTACTGGCAGCCTATCATCGACATGCAGAGCGGTCTTTGCGTTGCTGCAGAAGCATTGATCCGCTGGCAGCATCCTGAGCGCGGTCTGCTCCTGCCCGACAGTTTTCTGGACGTCGCGGAGAACTCTACGGTCATGCAGCGCATTGGAGCGTGGGTTATCCATGACGCCTGTCAACACGGCGAGGTCTGGACCAAGCAGGGCATGGTCCTTGACATTCAGATCAATCTCGCTGCCCGTCAAGTAGAAAATCATCGTCTATGCGACGACTTGCGCCGCGCGCTGGCAAGTTGCCCCGCACTGCCTACAGAGCGCATCTGCCTAGAACTGGTTGAACGCATCGCCCTGCGCGATATTGCCAAAACCACCAGACTGATTAGTGACTGCCAAAGCCTTGGTGTGCGCTTTGCCCTCGACGACTTTGGTACGGGGCCCGCCGCACTGCAATACCTCCTCGAACTGGGTTGCAACCAGATCAAAATCGACCACAGTTTCGTTATCCCCATGGCCGGGAGTCAACGCCACCAACAGATGATTCAGGCCATGATCCAGATGGCCCATGCGCTGGGTGTAACCGTCACTGCCGAAGGCATTGAGAATATGGAGAGCGCCGACCTTCTGCGCCAGATGCAAGCGGATCGAGGACAGGGATATGGCATTGCCAGGCCTATGTCGGCAGCGGATTTTGTCACCTACTGGCTACAAAACGCCGCTACGGGAAATGCGGAAAGGCCTGTGTCATGA
- a CDS encoding type 1 glutamine amidotransferase: MTKILVLQHHPEEGLGSLHNILAAHGHRTEVHRLDLGVPVPDDLAGYGALIIMGGPMSVHDTDQYPWLLNEQQIIRRAVGEELPVLGHCLGGQLIARAMGGQVTPNPDGPEIGWWTVTKTPEAMSSSWLAELPDAFTLFHWHGETFSLPSGAVPLLSSEHCAQQAFAIGKHCLALQGHPEVTFATVRAWTESMVDDLQQTGAGVQCSRTIREHLEHKCEALLGRAMAIYRPWLEQLC, encoded by the coding sequence ATGACGAAGATTCTCGTGTTACAGCACCATCCGGAAGAAGGGTTGGGTAGCCTGCACAATATTCTTGCGGCACATGGGCATCGAACGGAGGTGCATCGCCTTGATCTGGGCGTACCGGTTCCCGATGATTTGGCTGGTTATGGCGCCTTAATTATCATGGGCGGGCCCATGAGCGTCCACGATACGGACCAGTACCCGTGGCTGCTCAACGAGCAACAAATTATTCGCCGGGCAGTTGGCGAAGAACTTCCCGTCCTGGGACATTGCCTCGGCGGGCAACTGATTGCCCGTGCGATGGGCGGCCAGGTGACCCCTAATCCGGATGGCCCGGAAATCGGTTGGTGGACGGTCACCAAGACCCCAGAAGCAATGAGTAGCAGCTGGTTAGCGGAGCTTCCCGACGCGTTTACGCTCTTTCATTGGCATGGCGAGACCTTTTCTCTGCCATCCGGTGCGGTGCCCCTGCTTTCCAGCGAGCATTGTGCCCAGCAGGCCTTTGCCATTGGCAAGCACTGTCTGGCGCTTCAAGGCCACCCGGAGGTCACTTTCGCCACGGTGCGGGCCTGGACGGAAAGCATGGTGGATGACCTGCAACAAACTGGTGCGGGTGTGCAGTGTAGCAGGACCATTCGCGAGCATCTGGAGCACAAATGTGAAGCGTTGCTGGGCAGGGCCATGGCAATCTACCGCCCGTGGCTAGAACAACTGTGCTAA
- the glnK gene encoding P-II family nitrogen regulator, with the protein MKLITAIVKPFKLDDVREALSAVGIQGLTVTEVKGFGRQKGHTELYRGAEYVVDFLPKVKIEAVISDDAVDQAIDAIEKGARTGKIGDGKIFVSEVLEAIRIRTGETGNDAL; encoded by the coding sequence ATGAAATTGATTACTGCCATTGTTAAACCCTTCAAACTCGATGATGTCCGTGAGGCATTATCAGCTGTCGGGATTCAGGGCCTCACGGTTACCGAAGTCAAAGGCTTCGGGCGCCAGAAAGGTCATACCGAACTCTACCGCGGCGCTGAATATGTGGTGGATTTTCTCCCCAAGGTCAAAATCGAGGCGGTAATCAGTGATGATGCCGTCGATCAGGCTATTGATGCCATCGAAAAAGGCGCCCGCACCGGCAAGATTGGTGACGGCAAGATTTTCGTCTCCGAAGTATTGGAAGCTATCCGCATCCGCACCGGTGAAACCGGTAATGATGCACTGTAA
- a CDS encoding ATP/GTP-binding protein codes for MTDLTVEKKIIIAGHVASGKTTALRTLLGEKLLSTDAAYSESRSLESKRTTTVAMDYGVIRCPKIPVKLHLYAIPGQERFQFMWEILGKNADGLIVLIDAARPRPIDTIHLYLDKILPFLNSTSVVVALNKLDPEQRASLRLPPYLRHGDLRLRLTTTDVRDAEEVMALLRLLTAEMIEAERR; via the coding sequence ATGACCGATCTGACCGTTGAAAAAAAAATCATTATTGCCGGGCATGTCGCCTCTGGAAAGACGACTGCCTTGCGCACGTTGCTTGGCGAAAAGTTGCTCTCTACCGACGCAGCCTACTCAGAATCGAGATCGCTAGAAAGCAAAAGAACCACCACAGTAGCAATGGACTACGGAGTAATCCGTTGCCCGAAAATCCCTGTCAAACTTCATCTTTATGCCATTCCCGGACAAGAACGTTTTCAGTTTATGTGGGAAATTCTGGGCAAAAACGCGGATGGCTTGATTGTGCTTATAGATGCCGCGAGACCTCGACCTATTGACACCATTCATCTCTATCTGGACAAGATTCTACCTTTCTTGAATAGCACCTCGGTCGTGGTGGCCTTGAACAAACTGGATCCAGAACAGAGAGCTTCGTTGCGCTTGCCACCCTATCTGCGGCACGGCGACTTGCGGTTGCGGTTGACCACGACCGATGTGCGTGATGCGGAGGAAGTCATGGCGTTGTTACGTTTGCTGACTGCGGAAATGATTGAGGCAGAGCGGCGCTAA
- a CDS encoding ammonium transporter, whose protein sequence is MSVAWLNTGDNAWQLTAATVVGLQSVPGLVVLYAGIVKKKWAINSAFMAFYAFAAVLIAWVLWAYNMGFGNQWFPFVGLPHPIISMQDELKQALIPASNTSAAFPMSTMVYFQFVFAAITLVIMAGAVLGRMSFKAWMIFVPLWLTFSYTVGAFSLWGGGFLSSLGVIDYSGGYVIHLSAGIAGFVAAAVIGPRLARDRENFQPNNVLLMLVGAGILWLGWNGFNGGDPYAASRDAGVAVLNTNIATAVSVIVWTIMDIFYFKKPSVIGAVQGMITGLVAITPAAGVVDGYGAIAIGIASGIIPWISMNLVGKTALFRKVDDTLGVFHTHAVAGLLGGVMTGLLATKAGCAAFALSTPGGAIEGNWHQVWLQLIGAAFIIVLNIVVTYILLKLISLIVPLRMSEEELMIGDDAVHGEEAYAFYGDGERRPVAGD, encoded by the coding sequence ATGTCAGTAGCTTGGCTTAATACCGGCGACAATGCGTGGCAGCTTACCGCAGCGACCGTCGTTGGCTTGCAAAGTGTTCCCGGGCTCGTCGTCCTGTACGCGGGCATCGTCAAGAAAAAATGGGCCATTAACTCCGCTTTCATGGCCTTTTATGCCTTTGCCGCAGTACTTATCGCCTGGGTCCTCTGGGCTTATAACATGGGTTTCGGTAATCAATGGTTCCCTTTCGTTGGGTTGCCGCATCCTATCATCAGCATGCAGGATGAACTCAAACAGGCGTTGATTCCGGCCTCCAACACGAGCGCCGCCTTTCCCATGTCTACCATGGTGTATTTTCAGTTTGTCTTTGCCGCCATTACTCTGGTGATTATGGCGGGCGCCGTATTGGGACGGATGAGCTTTAAGGCCTGGATGATTTTCGTTCCCTTATGGCTCACTTTCTCCTATACCGTTGGCGCTTTCAGTTTGTGGGGTGGTGGTTTCCTCTCGAGCCTCGGCGTTATTGATTACTCCGGTGGTTATGTCATCCATCTTTCTGCAGGTATCGCAGGCTTTGTGGCGGCGGCGGTGATTGGACCGCGTCTGGCACGCGACCGAGAAAACTTCCAGCCCAACAACGTGCTGCTGATGCTGGTCGGTGCCGGTATCCTTTGGCTCGGCTGGAATGGCTTTAACGGCGGTGATCCCTACGCTGCCAGCCGTGATGCGGGCGTGGCGGTACTGAACACCAATATTGCCACAGCGGTCAGTGTCATTGTCTGGACCATCATGGACATCTTTTACTTCAAGAAGCCATCTGTCATCGGTGCCGTGCAGGGCATGATCACCGGGCTGGTGGCTATCACCCCGGCGGCAGGTGTTGTCGATGGTTACGGGGCGATCGCCATTGGCATCGCCTCAGGCATTATCCCCTGGATCAGCATGAACCTGGTCGGCAAAACTGCGCTCTTCCGCAAGGTGGATGACACCCTGGGTGTCTTTCATACCCATGCGGTGGCGGGCTTACTCGGTGGGGTCATGACCGGTTTACTGGCGACCAAGGCGGGATGTGCAGCTTTCGCCCTGAGCACCCCGGGCGGCGCCATTGAGGGCAACTGGCATCAGGTCTGGCTACAACTCATCGGTGCAGCATTTATCATCGTGTTGAACATCGTTGTGACGTACATTCTACTCAAGCTCATCAGCCTGATCGTACCTCTGCGTATGTCTGAAGAAGAATTGATGATCGGCGATGACGCGGTCCACGGTGAAGAGGCGTACGCCTTCTATGGCGATGGCGAACGTCGGCCGGTGGCAGGGGACTGA
- a CDS encoding glycine zipper domain-containing protein — MKTARWLMIATLPFALAGCANNPYASNSTTANTAGGSLLGAVAGAVIGNQTGSPLAGAAIGAGLGGLAGYGISRSQEQAPAPQPGYYAAPQSNVPCPPGYVCTPTAPQYQQPPACPPGYTCYPR; from the coding sequence ATGAAGACGGCACGCTGGTTGATGATTGCAACATTACCCTTTGCGCTAGCGGGTTGCGCAAATAATCCCTACGCCAGCAATAGCACCACGGCCAATACGGCGGGAGGTTCTTTGCTCGGTGCCGTCGCCGGCGCGGTCATCGGAAATCAAACGGGCTCGCCGCTGGCGGGTGCTGCCATTGGTGCCGGGTTAGGCGGACTTGCTGGCTATGGCATCTCCAGGAGCCAAGAGCAGGCGCCGGCACCGCAGCCCGGTTACTATGCAGCGCCACAGAGCAATGTACCGTGCCCTCCCGGCTATGTGTGTACTCCGACGGCGCCTCAATATCAGCAACCACCTGCCTGTCCGCCAGGATATACCTGCTACCCTCGATAA
- a CDS encoding SpoVR family protein, translated as MSKFLFTDNDWTFARIDAVTESIAAIATEELQLDTYPNQLEIISAEQMLDAYASIGLPVYYAHWSFGKQRAIESGQYRRGEMGLAYELVINSNPCISYLMEENTMTMQTLVVAHAAYGHNAFFKNNIFFRQWTDAEGILDYLEFAQRYIAHCEERYGIDAVTDVLDAAHAISRNGVDRARRPRQLSAREEEQRREERERYLQQQLSEIWRTLPPHSADQPAASACFPPDPQENLLYFIEKNAPHLEGWKREILRIVRKIAQYLYPQGQTKIMNEGFACFVHYHILHSLHAKRLVTDGTLLEFYASHTAVTFQPDFDDPRYDGINPYALGFAMFQDIKRICLAPTDEDYRWFLFAGDPDWRKQIHFAMREFRDESFVLQYLSPKVMRDLHLFALSHDPSAAAYRVSAIHDDSGYQYLRQALAQQIAESTRPPDIQIVSVDRWGNRHLRLRQMDTQPLAQDEAQKTLSFVHSLWGYDVHLDMGDLSLSEPLTS; from the coding sequence ATGTCTAAATTCCTCTTTACCGACAACGACTGGACCTTCGCGCGGATTGACGCCGTCACCGAATCCATCGCGGCCATCGCTACCGAAGAACTCCAGCTCGACACCTACCCCAATCAGTTGGAGATCATCAGCGCCGAGCAGATGCTTGATGCCTACGCCTCTATCGGTCTGCCGGTCTATTACGCCCACTGGTCCTTCGGCAAGCAGCGCGCCATCGAGTCTGGGCAATACCGGCGCGGCGAGATGGGCCTGGCTTATGAACTGGTGATCAACAGCAATCCCTGTATTAGCTATCTCATGGAAGAAAATACCATGACCATGCAGACCCTGGTCGTCGCCCACGCCGCCTACGGGCATAATGCCTTCTTCAAGAACAATATCTTCTTTCGGCAGTGGACCGATGCCGAGGGCATTCTCGACTACCTGGAATTCGCCCAGCGCTACATCGCCCATTGCGAGGAACGCTATGGCATCGACGCGGTGACCGACGTGCTGGACGCTGCCCACGCCATCAGTCGCAATGGCGTGGATCGCGCCCGCCGCCCGCGCCAGCTCTCGGCGCGCGAGGAGGAGCAGCGGCGCGAAGAACGCGAGCGTTATCTGCAGCAGCAGCTCTCGGAAATCTGGCGGACACTGCCCCCGCACAGCGCCGATCAACCCGCAGCATCTGCGTGCTTTCCACCCGACCCGCAAGAAAACTTGCTCTACTTCATCGAAAAAAACGCCCCGCACCTGGAAGGCTGGAAACGAGAAATCCTGCGCATCGTCCGCAAGATTGCCCAGTATCTCTATCCCCAGGGGCAGACCAAGATCATGAACGAGGGTTTCGCCTGCTTTGTGCATTACCATATCCTGCACAGCCTGCATGCCAAGAGACTGGTGACTGACGGCACCCTGCTGGAGTTTTACGCCAGCCACACCGCGGTCACCTTCCAGCCCGATTTTGATGACCCACGCTACGACGGCATCAACCCTTATGCCCTGGGTTTTGCCATGTTCCAAGACATCAAACGGATATGTCTGGCGCCCACCGACGAAGATTATCGCTGGTTCCTCTTCGCCGGGGATCCCGACTGGCGCAAGCAAATCCACTTCGCCATGCGCGAATTCCGCGATGAAAGCTTTGTCCTGCAATATCTTTCACCCAAGGTCATGCGCGATCTGCATCTCTTTGCTTTGAGCCACGATCCCAGCGCCGCGGCGTATCGGGTGAGTGCCATCCATGATGACTCCGGTTACCAGTATCTGCGCCAGGCTTTAGCCCAACAAATCGCCGAAAGCACCCGCCCGCCGGATATTCAGATCGTGTCCGTGGATCGCTGGGGAAATCGCCATCTGCGCTTGCGGCAGATGGATACCCAGCCCCTCGCCCAGGATGAGGCCCAGAAAACCCTCAGCTTTGTGCATAGCCTTTGGGGATATGATGTTCACCTGGATATGGGAGACCTTTCCCTGAGCGAACCGCTCACATCCTGA
- a CDS encoding porin: MKISKNGCRYKIISLAMLAALPMMIGTSHASPLALPSPLTFEAGPLGKLNVQGVASGYGVWQDNKFAPTTSGPANTPATKSASADISNGMVIIQKNTGLVQFYLQAGAYNVMTLGSNYFSTGTFTQNTFGALPVGYVEIAPTDNFNIQIGKLYTLIGAEYTYSYQNWNIERGLLWGQENAVNKGIQANYTAGPVTASVSLNDGFYSNRFNWVTGMLTWAINKQNSVFFQGGGNLGQTDYAYSSIATTPLQNNESIFDIGYIYSGSNLSVTPYVQYTSVPASAIQALGAGTRKTSTLGAAILADYSLTDKISLAGRVEYISNSGTATDGAANLTGFGAGSHAWSLTVTPTYQDGGFFARAELSYVAASMPSNTGFSGTNGLGQTQLRGMLETGFMF; the protein is encoded by the coding sequence ATGAAGATCTCAAAAAACGGTTGTCGTTATAAAATCATCTCGCTGGCAATGCTCGCGGCACTACCCATGATGATTGGGACCAGCCACGCATCGCCACTGGCATTGCCCAGCCCGCTGACCTTTGAAGCGGGTCCACTGGGTAAACTCAACGTGCAAGGTGTGGCGAGCGGCTATGGCGTCTGGCAGGACAACAAGTTCGCCCCCACCACTTCCGGCCCGGCAAACACTCCGGCCACCAAGTCTGCTTCTGCCGATATCAGCAACGGCATGGTCATCATCCAGAAGAACACCGGGCTCGTACAGTTTTATCTGCAGGCAGGGGCGTATAACGTCATGACCCTGGGCTCCAACTATTTCTCCACTGGCACCTTCACTCAGAACACCTTCGGTGCCCTGCCCGTCGGCTATGTCGAGATCGCGCCGACCGACAACTTCAATATCCAGATTGGCAAGCTCTATACCCTGATCGGTGCCGAATACACCTATAGCTACCAGAACTGGAACATTGAGCGCGGCCTGCTCTGGGGCCAGGAGAATGCGGTCAACAAAGGTATTCAGGCCAATTATACCGCAGGTCCGGTCACTGCATCGGTATCCTTGAATGATGGCTTCTACTCGAATCGCTTCAACTGGGTGACCGGCATGTTGACCTGGGCGATTAACAAACAGAACAGTGTGTTCTTCCAGGGTGGCGGGAATCTGGGACAGACCGATTATGCCTACTCGTCCATCGCTACCACACCGTTGCAGAATAACGAAAGCATCTTCGACATAGGTTACATCTATAGTGGCAGCAACCTGTCGGTCACGCCCTACGTGCAGTATACCAGCGTGCCGGCCAGCGCAATTCAGGCGCTGGGCGCTGGTACCAGAAAGACCAGCACCCTCGGTGCCGCCATTCTTGCCGACTACAGTCTGACGGACAAAATCTCCTTGGCGGGGCGGGTGGAGTACATCAGCAACTCCGGCACCGCTACAGATGGTGCGGCCAACCTCACCGGCTTCGGCGCCGGCTCCCATGCCTGGTCGCTGACCGTGACGCCGACCTACCAGGATGGCGGGTTTTTCGCTCGGGCTGAGCTGTCTTATGTCGCTGCGAGCATGCCAAGCAATACGGGTTTTTCGGGTACCAACGGCCTTGGCCAGACCCAGCTCCGTGGCATGCTCGAAACCGGTTTCATGTTCTAA